GGTTCTTTGGTACTTAGTGGCGGAACCGAAGATGGCTATTCAGGTATCGATACTGCCTTAAACTACACAGGTCAGGCGAACTCGGTTACTAATATCATTTTAGTGACAGATGAAGATCGAGATGTTGTTAATGGTGGCCTAAACTATAACAACATTAAGTCGGCGCTAAATGGAAAAAATGCGTTATTGAATGCCGTTTTAAGCGTAGGCGTTAAGTGTGGGGACGGAAGTACTGCATTGGGTATGGACAGTTCAGGTACAGGCTATAAAGCTGATGGCGCTGGCAGCTTTACCACTTGTTCTGGTGCATACAACAGCTATGGCTCATCAAGTTGGAATGATTATGGCACGCTAGCACTTGCTACAGGCGGTGCGGTTTGGGATCTTAACCAACTTCGTGCTGGTGGCTTAACAGCAGATTCATTTACTGCGGCTTTTGTTGATATTAAAGTACAAGAGACTATTCAGCAGAGTACTGTTCCAGAGCCAGCTTCAATTGCATTGCTAGGTCTTGGCCTTGCAGGCTTTGGTGCTCGTCGTAAGTTTGCTAAAAAATAAGTGAAATAACGGTTTTATAAGGGCGTGTAAAAACGTTCTTATTGCTGTTAATAAATACCCGCATTATTCAATGCGGGTATTTTTTTATGTGTTATTTATGGTGTGCTTTCTCACCTATTGACTCAGTATTTTATCGAGCGCGTTACTTAAGTGCTCTACAGTACGATCAATATTGTGCAATTTATCTAAACCAAATAACCCTAATCTAAAGGTTTGAAAGTCTGCGGGCTCATCACACTGTAGTGGTACCCCTGCTGCTATTTGAAGACCTAGGTCGAGAAACTTTTTGCCGTTTTGCATCGCTGCATCTGTGGTATAGCTCACTACAACCCCTGGCGCTTCAAACCCCTTTGCGGCAACACTTTTAATACCTTTGCTGGCGAGTAGTGTGCGAACACGACTACCTAGCTCTAGCTGTTCTTCGCGTACTTTGTCGAAACCATAGGACTGAGTCTCTTTCATGGTATCGCGGAAAGTGGTGAGAGCGTCTGTTGGCATAGTGGCGTGGTATGCATGACCGCCATTTTCATAGGCTTCCATAATCTGCAGCCATTTACGTAGATCACAGGCAAAACTACTGCTAGTCGTGTTATCTATCGCTTGTCTAGCTTGTTGACTGAGCATGACTAATGCGCTGCATGGTGAAGAACTCCAGCCTTTTTGCGGGGCGCTAATCAAAATATCAACGCCTGTCTTTTTCATGTCTACCCATAATGTGCCGGAGGCAATGCAGTCGAGCACAAATAGACCGCCCACAGAGTGAACCGCATCTGCAATTGCTGTGATATATTCTTCAGGCAGAATAATGCCTGAAGATGTTTCTACATGAGGTGCAAATACGATTTCTGGTTTTTCGGACTTGATAGTGGCAACCACTTCGTCAATCGGAGCGGGCGCAAACGGTGCATCACTTGCATCAGAGGTTTTACGGGCTTTTAGCACGATGGATTCTTGAGCGATATTGCCCATGTCCAAAATCTGGGTCCAGCGATAACTAAACCAACCGTTGCGAATGATGAGGCACTTCTTATCATTCGCAAACTGTCTAGCGACCGATTCCATACCATAGGTGCCGCCACCCGGAACCACTACAACCGCTTCTGCTTGATACACATCTTTAAGTGTACTTGATATGTCATTCATCACACCTTGAAAGGCTTTTGACATATGGTTGAGGGAGCGGTCGGTAAATACAACGGAGTATTCGAGTAGCCCGTCTGGGTCTACATGAGGTAATAGCGCAGGCATTTTTTATCCTTATCCTAATAAAAGTGATCGTTCAGTTACAGCTCGTTATAGTGGAGCATATCGCCATTAAAATCCCAAAACAACTTTACAGTGAATCCTCAAAAAAATTATGATGCCTTGAGGTTATAGTGAGCCTTGTGACTGTTTGAATCGGAGATTAAATGAAAGAGCTTATTCTTGGAGGCGCGCGATCTGGCAAAAGCCGTTTGGCTGAGCAGAGAGCGGGTGCCACTCAGCAAGATGTTCTCTATATTGCGACAGCTCAAGCCTATGATGATGAAATGAATGAGCGTATTGCTCGTCACCAGAATGACCGCCCGCCCCATTGGCAGACCTTGGAAGAACCATTGTATTTGGGGCGAGCATTGCAGGAAAATGCTAAGCAGGGGCAGGTTATATTGGTAGACTGCCTGACACTTTGGTTGAGTAATTTGCTCTGTATGGATGACCCTTCATTCTTCGAAACAGAGAAAAAATCGCTATTAGAATGTTATCGACAACTCCCTGGTCAGTTGATTCTTGTTAGTAACGAAGTAGGCCAAGGTATTGTCCCGGATAACGCATTGGCAAGGCGCTTTATTGATGAGGCTGGGTGGTTGCACCAGTCACTGGCAGCACAAAGTGATCAAGTGACCTTTGTAACCGCAGGTCTTGCTCAACAGCTTAAACCATAGCGTATGATTAAACGTTTAAGCCTTTTAGAATATTAATGAGAATTAACTATGTCACACTGGTTTGAAGCCCCTTTGGCTGAGATTAATGTAACGTCACAACAGCAGGCCGAGCTAAGGCAGGGTGTTTTAACTAAGCCGCCGGGTTCACTGGGTCAGCTTGAGAGGTTGGCGGTTAAGTTTGCAGGCTGGCAAGGGGAGGTGAAACCGGAACTTGTTGCCAAGCATACTTCAATCGCGATCTTTGCTGCTGACCATGGCATAGCGGCAGAAGGCGTATCTGCTTTTCCTCAGGCTGTGACGGTAGAAATGGTGAAGAATTTTGCCCGAGGGGGCGCAGCCATTAGTGTTCTTGCCAAGCACCACGAAGCTGCACTGCATATCATTAATGCGGGTACAGCCAATAGTGTTGCTGAAGTAGCCGGGGTTGTAGATTGTGCAGTCGCCAACGGTACTGCTAATTTTGCCTTGCAGCCTGCCATGACTGAACCGGAATGCCTGAAGGCATTGGCGATTGGCCAGCACGTTATCAATGAGGTGATTGCAGATGAAACGCGATTATTTATTGGTGGTGAGATGGGCATCGCAAACACTACGTCTGCAACGGCGATATGTTGTGCTTTACTTAATATGAAGGCAGATGAATTAGTGGGCGCCGGAACAGGTTTAGATGAGCAAGCCATTATCCACAAAGCAAGCGTAATAACGGCCGCTCTGGATAAACATCAGCCCTTAGTAAAACCTCTTGAGGTGCTGACAAAGGTCGGTGGGTTTGAAATTGCAGCGCTAGCGGGGGCTTATATTGCGGCGGCACAGAAAGGCATACCCTCTCTGGTTGACGGGTTTATCGCAACTGCTTCTGCCCTGGTTGCTTGTAAATTACGCCCAGAGCTTAAAGAATGGTTGTTATTCTCACATCAATCAGCTGAAAAAGGTCATCAGCGGGTATTACAGCAGTTAGATGTAACGCCTCTTCTATCGCTTGAGATGAGGTTAGGTGAGGCCAGTGGCGCAGCGGTTTGCCTCTCTATTATTGATTCTGCATTGGCCTTGCATGCCAATATGGCAACCTTTGAAGAGGCTGACGTACAAGCAGGATAAGAAGTACAAGTAGTATAAGAAGTACAAGTAGTATAAGAAGTACAAGTAATAAGATGTACGAATAGGATAAAAAGTAGAGCAGTAAATGAGCAACTATAAAGAGACGATTATTGACTTATTAAGGCATGGCGAGCCAATTGGCGGAAGACTGCTTAGAGGCAGCCAAGATGACCCGCTTACTGAAGATGGTTGGAGCCAAATGCGCGCCTCGGTGGGTGATCACAACCCTTGGCAGCAGGTTATTAGCTCACCTCTCAGACGCTGTTCTGAGTTTGCTTCGCAACTATCTGAAAATAGAGGCCTGCCTTACAAAAAAGAAGCTGGTTTTCAAGAGATAGGGTTTGGACGATGGGAAGGGATGAGCCCCGAGCAAATAATGGCGGCATTTCCTGGGGAGCTTGAGGCGTACTGGCGTGACCCAACGGAATTCTCCCCACCGGAAGGTGAAACACTCGATGCGTTTATCGCCCGAATTGATAGCCATTGGTCGAAGTTATTGGATGAGCACCAAGGGCAGCATGTATTGTTGGTGTGCCATGGCGGTGTGATTAGGGCCATCATAAATAAAATTCTTGAAATGCCGCTCAATGCGCTTTGGCGGGTAGAGGTGCCTTACGCCAATATCAGTAGAATTCGGGTAACTCACTTTGATGACTTTCCCGCTACATCAAACCTTGTCTTTCATCAGCCCCGGCTTTAGGCAAATTCGGGGCTTATGGCAAATCAGACGCTTATTTTATCTAAACAGTCAATGGCGTAACGTTTTATCCATATTATTATGGATATTAGTTAGTTTATTCTAGAGAAACTATTGTAAATTAGAGCAATTACTTTAGTATTTTGTTCATATATCATGGAGTAGTTACTCAAGTTGGCCGATTGCATCCCAGTTGACGCTTGTTGGATGGTGTGACGCTTGTTGGATTGGTATGACACTTGTTGGATTGGTATGACACTTGTTGGATTGGTATGACACTTGTTGGATAGTGTGACGGTTTAACAAGGCCGATTCTGGGTGGTTCGTTACTAGATAAGTCTACCGTGATTGTTGGTTTTGTTAGGGTTTGTTTTGATGAAGTTAGTGTATCAGCCAGGAGATGCGTTACTCCTTGCCCATTATGGCGAGATTCTGTATCAATTAGCGATTGAAAAAGGGGCCGACCCAGAACAATTGCTAAACAACACAGGCATACGCGAGAGCACCTTTCGCAACCCGGAAGCAATGCTCAACTATGAGCAGTTTACTGCGCTGACAAGCAATGCGTTTAGGTTGGTTGCCGACCCTGCCTTGGGACTCCAATATGGTACCCGGTTAAAATTTACCACCCATGGTGCTATGGGGCAGGCTTCTATCAGCAGTGAAAACCTGAGCGAAGCTATCTCTTCTATTATTAAGTATTATCGTACTCGGTTTGCCTTTATCGAAATGTCCTTTTTTATAGAGGGTGATGAGGCGGTGATTCAGCTAGATGAAAATCTTGGTTTGGGCGTGCTGAAGGCATTCTTAATAGAGGCGTTATTTGTTTCTATTATTGATGTCAGTAGATTCTTATTTGGCCCGACGTTAGCGAAGACCGGAAGTTGCCGTGTAAGTTATGCCCCCCCAAGCTATGTTGATCAATATTTTCGCTTTTTTGTCGGAGACAGTGGTGCTGTCGCAGACTATACAGAAGAGAAGCTTAAAAATATGATTACCTTCAATGCGCCTACGAATCAGCTACGCTTCGACAAACAGTATTTAAGTCTGCCAATGGTATTAGCAAATTCAGTGGCACGACGCTTAGCTGAGCAAACCTGCGAAGAGCAATTGAAAGCGGTTGAGGATGCAGACTCAATTGTTGCTAAGGTTAAGCGTAGCTTGCAGGATGACCCTGATCGCATCCCGTCAATGGAAGAGGTATCTGATCAACTCCATATGACATCACGCACCCTTCGTCGACAGTTGCAAAACTTTGGTACTAGCTTTCAGGATTTGCTATCAGATATTCGTAAGAAAAGAGCTATAGCATTGCTGCAGAACACTGATAAACCTGTTGACGAAATTGCATATGAGCTTGGCTATAGTGACCCCTCTAATTTTGGCCGTGCTTTTAGAAAGTGGACAGGCAAGTCTCCCAGCTGCATCAGAAAAGAGATGACTTAGTTCAACTCTCTCCTCCTGCTAGGTTTTTTATAAAAAATATCATTTTCTCGGCTAATAATTGGCTGGTATGCCAGCATTAGTTTGTGTTTTTTACTCTTCTTTTGTTATTGGTTGCAGGCTAACTGTATGCTAATGATATGAAATGTAAGTAATTATTATTCTATAGGCGCTTTGCGTAACCGCCTTTTCTGAGAACCACCCTTCATTTCCCCTGACCTCAATGATGCTTTTTGTGCGAGAGCTAACAAAAAGAGTGTCCGTTGGGTTTTTTCGGCCTTTTTTTACGATAAATATGCACACCAGATAGCCGGTAAAGGCTAAAAATTGACAAGTCGCAAAAAAGAGACATTTCAAAACATAAAAAGCGATCACATATAATTTGCACGGAAATGGATAGCCAATGTGAGGAGAGGATCAATGAAGGGTATAGCGAGTAACGTACCTAAAACAATAAATAAAACGCTGTTATCGTGGCAGCAAACCATAAAACTGGTTGTCGCAAGTTTTGTTTTACTCGGCTGTGGAGAATACAGCGGTGAAGAACAGTCCTCATCAGGTATGGCCTGCGCGACCTTATCAACGGCATCGGTTCAAGGGACGTTTTCCGTTGAGGGGCAGCAGCTTTATAGCCAGCAATGCGCATCTTGCCACGGAGGTTCCGGTTATGGCACCGCTAGTGGTACATCCCTCATTGGCTGTGCAACTTGTGGAGATATCGATACGTTAACCAACCGCATAGCGACCACCATGCCGATTGGTGGTGTTGAAAGTTGTGGCTTGGACTGCTCAGAAAAAACAGCCGAATATATTATGGCCGCGTTCAACAGTGGCTTTAACGCCCAGAGTACGGCATCGTCGGCCTGTTCATTAGAAGGCGTTGAATTAGAGAGTGTAAGTAAAACGCTTTATCGTACGTCACTCAGTTTAACCGGCCAACTTCCTTCAGAGAAGCAGCTTACGGAAGCGGAAAGTGCGGGTGAAGCAGCTCTCTCACAAGCGATTGATACCTACATGACAACCGATGCTTTCTATGATCGGTTGATGGAGATATTTAATGACGTATTGCATCAGGATAAATACTTGCCTGGAGAGGATGCGTTGAACCTACTGGATAGTAATGACTATCCTGAGCGTCGATGGCATCGAGACTTGGGGTTAAATACTTCGATGGCAGGGCATGAGAGGGAATTATACGATTGGCTTCGAAATAATACTAACGATGCGGTAT
This genomic window from Alkalimarinus sediminis contains:
- a CDS encoding PEP-CTERM sorting domain-containing protein; translation: MKMSKLSKAMLIATAAISAPAFAVPITTDIISVVDESGSMRDEHTWLGGMITTLDSELAAVAGTDAFSAQYGLVGFGARSPHYTGHAHDMDAGTAGIQEFGSAAQYATATGSLVLSGGTEDGYSGIDTALNYTGQANSVTNIILVTDEDRDVVNGGLNYNNIKSALNGKNALLNAVLSVGVKCGDGSTALGMDSSGTGYKADGAGSFTTCSGAYNSYGSSSWNDYGTLALATGGAVWDLNQLRAGGLTADSFTAAFVDIKVQETIQQSTVPEPASIALLGLGLAGFGARRKFAKK
- a CDS encoding aminotransferase class V-fold PLP-dependent enzyme — encoded protein: MPALLPHVDPDGLLEYSVVFTDRSLNHMSKAFQGVMNDISSTLKDVYQAEAVVVVPGGGTYGMESVARQFANDKKCLIIRNGWFSYRWTQILDMGNIAQESIVLKARKTSDASDAPFAPAPIDEVVATIKSEKPEIVFAPHVETSSGIILPEEYITAIADAVHSVGGLFVLDCIASGTLWVDMKKTGVDILISAPQKGWSSSPCSALVMLSQQARQAIDNTTSSSFACDLRKWLQIMEAYENGGHAYHATMPTDALTTFRDTMKETQSYGFDKVREEQLELGSRVRTLLASKGIKSVAAKGFEAPGVVVSYTTDAAMQNGKKFLDLGLQIAAGVPLQCDEPADFQTFRLGLFGLDKLHNIDRTVEHLSNALDKILSQ
- the cobU gene encoding bifunctional adenosylcobinamide kinase/adenosylcobinamide-phosphate guanylyltransferase, encoding MKELILGGARSGKSRLAEQRAGATQQDVLYIATAQAYDDEMNERIARHQNDRPPHWQTLEEPLYLGRALQENAKQGQVILVDCLTLWLSNLLCMDDPSFFETEKKSLLECYRQLPGQLILVSNEVGQGIVPDNALARRFIDEAGWLHQSLAAQSDQVTFVTAGLAQQLKP
- the cobT gene encoding nicotinate-nucleotide--dimethylbenzimidazole phosphoribosyltransferase; the encoded protein is MSHWFEAPLAEINVTSQQQAELRQGVLTKPPGSLGQLERLAVKFAGWQGEVKPELVAKHTSIAIFAADHGIAAEGVSAFPQAVTVEMVKNFARGGAAISVLAKHHEAALHIINAGTANSVAEVAGVVDCAVANGTANFALQPAMTEPECLKALAIGQHVINEVIADETRLFIGGEMGIANTTSATAICCALLNMKADELVGAGTGLDEQAIIHKASVITAALDKHQPLVKPLEVLTKVGGFEIAALAGAYIAAAQKGIPSLVDGFIATASALVACKLRPELKEWLLFSHQSAEKGHQRVLQQLDVTPLLSLEMRLGEASGAAVCLSIIDSALALHANMATFEEADVQAG
- a CDS encoding histidine phosphatase family protein, whose translation is MSNYKETIIDLLRHGEPIGGRLLRGSQDDPLTEDGWSQMRASVGDHNPWQQVISSPLRRCSEFASQLSENRGLPYKKEAGFQEIGFGRWEGMSPEQIMAAFPGELEAYWRDPTEFSPPEGETLDAFIARIDSHWSKLLDEHQGQHVLLVCHGGVIRAIINKILEMPLNALWRVEVPYANISRIRVTHFDDFPATSNLVFHQPRL
- a CDS encoding AraC family transcriptional regulator, with protein sequence MKLVYQPGDALLLAHYGEILYQLAIEKGADPEQLLNNTGIRESTFRNPEAMLNYEQFTALTSNAFRLVADPALGLQYGTRLKFTTHGAMGQASISSENLSEAISSIIKYYRTRFAFIEMSFFIEGDEAVIQLDENLGLGVLKAFLIEALFVSIIDVSRFLFGPTLAKTGSCRVSYAPPSYVDQYFRFFVGDSGAVADYTEEKLKNMITFNAPTNQLRFDKQYLSLPMVLANSVARRLAEQTCEEQLKAVEDADSIVAKVKRSLQDDPDRIPSMEEVSDQLHMTSRTLRRQLQNFGTSFQDLLSDIRKKRAIALLQNTDKPVDEIAYELGYSDPSNFGRAFRKWTGKSPSCIRKEMT